The DNA segment CCTCCTACAAAAGATGTGATTTTCCAAGGACTCCAAGGCAGGAGTTTTATAAAGTTGGCAGTTTTTCTTCTCATTCTGCCTGCAcaaggtgtgtgagtgtggatcACACAGTGATGCCTTGAAGCCCCTGATAACTGAAACATAAACTGCTTCCTCTGGTCTGTGTCATTATACTGCTTTGAGTTCATTTTTGAGTCCTCTGCTATTGAGATGATGCTGATTGGTTCTGAAGCTCCTCACTCTTCACCTCTGCCTCTTCCGCTGCAGCTTTTGGGCTTGCCTTTGCCAACGTGCCAGTAAATGGTCATGGCCTGAGGAGCGGGAAAACAAGATGACGACCTTAATGTCATGAATGTCGACAACAAAGATACTTTATGTAGATACTTCTCTGCTGTgaatgtacaaataaaaataatgcatgtATAGATACCTGAGTGACCATTCCGCTAATGTCACCAGTGTTAGAGGGCAGAAGGATGGTGTTGGACTCTTTGGCGAGGTTTGAGAAAGCAGACACGTACTGCTCGGCCACACTTAGTGAGGCTGCTGCATTTCCATTCTATACAATGCACGAAAGACATCAGCAAAATTAACTGAAAGTTTTTTATAAACAAGACTCTTAATATTATAAAAACCTGAAACAACTGTTTACCTGTTCAGTTAGAGCATCTGACAACAAACGGATGGCTCTGGCTTTCGCCTCAGCTTTGGCTAAGACAGCTTGGGCCTCACCTGGAGGGATAATATTTAGAAAATCACTGAGAGCAACAGAtatgagagaaaacaacagcaatccCTTGAAGCACAGTAACTGCATAAAAACCACAGAGATGAAACAACGAAATTGGGTAACTAAATGCACCTACCAGCTGCTTTATTGATCTGCTCTGCTTTTTCACCCTCAGACGCCAGGATCTGAGCTTGTTTACGACCCTCTGCGACATTAATGGCCGCTTCCCTTGTCCCCTCGGACTCCAGCACTGTGGCTCTCTTTTTACGCTCAGCCTCCACCTACACAGAGTGAATAAAaggtgtgtttttaaaaactttttttctgtgattaataGGTCTCTCAAGCTTAGTCAGTAAAGCATTGAGTTTTAGATTTGCTTTAGTCTTGTTACTGAGGCCACCAGCAGATGAAatccaaacaaaataaagaaccTAATCTTTTTGAGTTCCTTTGATCccttttcattctttcacaAAGTCAACATATTGCACTCACCTGCATCTGCATGGATTCTTTGACACGAGGTGGAACATGTATATCTTTGATTTCATAACGGAGGCAACGAATTCCCCACTCATCTGAAGCTTGGTTGATAGAGTGGACAATGTTGGAATTGAGGGCACTCCCTTTCCTtgaaaataataagaaaaaataattagaatagtaaaattttaaaatccccatcacacattttatttctcatattCCAGAGTGAGATGCAGCAGTAGTTTGACAGTACCCTGAACACTTTGTCGAGTGTTAGTTTGCCCAGTTCTGAACGCATGGTGGTCTGTGCCAGCTGTGTGACGGCGTATTCTGGATCCTCAACACCATAACTGGCctgagaacagaacagaagtGATTgagaattaataataaaaaactttATAACACTATTATCAGGGAATTGCATAACAGTGCAGTATTTTTAGCAAGCATACCTTAAAAGGGTCTAGGATCCTTAAGTAAAGCACTCCATCAATCTGTAGTGTTACATTATCTGTAAAAACAAGGAAATTATACCAATCGAATTACTTAATTAATTTTGTGTTGCCTTCACACTCAGCCTCCCATGagttatgaaaaaaataaatgctgtgtGACTTTACCTAGAGATACTGCCGACTGCTCTGGGACATCAATCACAATCTCTTTGAGACTTTGCACATAGCGGATTCGGTCAAGTAAGGGTATGAGGAAATTTAAACCCtagaagtgagagagagaaatgttagagcatccacagcttTCCATTACTGTCTAATGTATTTGACACTGAGACTGACTGGTAGGACGGGATAGCCTCTCAGTGAGGGTAGGCTAAATACCAGAATCACCTCTCAAAATATCCTGCATTTGGATTATGCAATCTATTAATGATAACTGAGGATACCGGCTCTAGGATCCGGTGGAAGCGCCCCATCCTCTCCACCACCCAGGCTTCCTGTTGTGGCACAAACAGGACCACGGTGTTCATGGGTAAGCTGGATGCCCATCGCTGCTGCGCTGGTGTCACCCACAACCTCGGCGCTATCCGCTGGgtctgctgcagagaaacacaattaaaactaaaatttgtACGATGTCAATTTGATGAATAAATtctaaaataatgacaaaatctATTTAGTCCAgaagatttttgtcatttttgcttttaaaatacCAAGTAATCATTCCAGCACTAAAAGAGGTAAAGAATAACACAAAACCTAAGATCTGGGAAAAATGAAACTCACCATCTACGTCTACAGTAGTGCTCTATGGGGTAGGATAAATAGAAGCAAACTTTTGCTTGTATTCATTTTACATATTGTACTTCACATATTTTTTGCTTAGCTTATTTGCTTACTATAgttctttttaaattacagtCCGTATGTATCCGAACAATTATGTGGAGGTAAACATTGTAAAGTTTTAACATAGTCTAACAGTTTTCTCAGTATTAATGATTAGCATGGCAGTCAGTATTCAGCTAAAACGGATCCTCTCTTGTTAAGTTTGTACGGACAAGTGACATTTCATGGATTATTAACACACGGATGCACGCTGAATGACACCAACTAACTAGCTACAGAGCCTGAGATGATATAACATTTAAAGATTTACCTGCAAAAGTGCCCCACCGGCCCGACACAGCGTCCGTATCATCCTTCAAATACAGTAATATGACAGCAGAAATAAGATTCAGCTTCTATAACTGGTTTCTATTCAAACTCTGCACTCATGTGAGTGACCCTTACCGATCAGGAAATGAAAGTTACATCACTGGTGCAACGCTGAAAAAGTCCGCCAACGGTGTGTGCATCAAATCCAAACGACTATGGTTCCGCTAACTCTCTATTGATAATAGTGCCGGTGCTACAACAACtatcacactgctgctgtaagaATAAATAACCTGACTACCTGTTCCATACAAACATAATAATGTATACACataaccattttttttttgccagaagTCTGCATTGATTGTCTTATTGTCTGAGGTCAAAACATTAATGCACGgcctcatctttttttttttttttttttttttttttttttaatataacacGTATTGGGCATTGttattcaggttttattcttttatcttttcagtAAATGCCTAATAACCCAATGTAATGACTCACTAAAAACACAGGGTGGTACTGTTTTGTTACCTGCGCCTTGCAGCccctcagagaaaaaaacatgctcaAATTTTCAAAGGTCAAGCCTCCTTGTACAGAAGCCTTTGGTTAACCATGTCATTGTTGTTATGTGTCAGCCTAGGTTTGTTTATTGGGTGCTTTGAATAATCCAAATTGTCAAATTGTCTGGTGAAGACTGCATAAATACTGGACAACTGGAAATGTGTCCATATATAAATccattctgtctttttccatATTGCTTATTTATCATTAGGTTGGCTATTTTTCTGTAAGGTTCTTCAGTGATGAAGGGGTTGCAATAAGGGCAACCAAGGCTTAAAATAATCACATGACACAAAATCTAAAATCAAAACAGCCAGATCAtttacagagaaacaacaaaaaagaagaaatcagaAAGTGATACATTAGTGATTTAGTATTATAGTCATCATCCACATACTTACTACTTACTTACTTAAATTACTTACTTAttactaaaatatattttgtctgAAAAAGCCTATGTTTACGTTTGAATAAGCTAGGCTGTAGGAGACTAATGACAAACccacaaactgaaaatacaaaaattacaATCATCCTTTAAAAAGTCATACAACAACTCTAAACAAAAACTTCTAGGTATTCAGTCTGCTTTGGATTTGACTGCGTCACCTGTTTCTCCAACCTGTCCCTCTCAGCGATTGGTCGGATTAGTTTAGAGTAGCTCCGCCTTTCAGTACAGTCCTGCATTTCCATTGGACATATCAGACGCCAGTAACAGGTGCCTCGACCCCgcctttcccttctctctccgtctctcgCTGCCCTCAGGTTATTCGTCAGTTTAGAATCCTGTGATGAGAGTTTTAGTAATGGCGTGGCCGTGGCAGGGGGCAGCTGCTCTCTGCCCTTGTCCAGCATCAGAAAACCACCTGTAAACATCGACGAGGAGCTTCTCAGCGAGTAAATAAAGTAATTTAACGGACGTTATAATGTAACCGGACAGAGTAAATCTCCGCTGAGAGCCTGCTCTTAACAAACTGTGTGAAAGTATTGGATTTTCGCTGGAAGCGCTTTGCCATGTCGTTACTGTGTGTCAGAGGTAAGTTTTggtctgatttttattttttcaaaggGATATAAACGACATTAAGCGTTAGTTTTGCACCTTAAACCTCAGTCTGTAGGATTAAATCTGATACAGTCAATGAAATCTCACAGAACGAGTTTCCTCGCCGTAGGCATCCCCCCTCAGGCAGCAAAGTTACCAGAAAAGTAGCTAGGTGCATTTGTCCTGTTCGTAAAAAAACAAGAGTCATACTTGAGATTGTTTTCCTTACTAGGATATGATATGCTACTGCCACTTTATTGGAGCAATGCATCTACATCATACCAGCTGTTTTAGCCCAACAGAACCACCACGTCTGCGGTTTAATATTAACAAACAGCATAATTTAACATCACTTTAGGATGATCCCAGTTAAAAATTAGAGTTTCAGATTTGAAGAGAaattatatacttatatataatgtatacaaaaaagtaaaataaataaatatgggtTATTCAGTGGATTACTTGGATTATTAACCAAACCACTTGTAGAGTAATGCCAGTGGAAACCAGGGGTAGTTTACTGATATGATGAGCAGTTGGGTGTCTTTGACTAAAACTGGCAACAGTACTCAGGCAGGTGGACCTTTATGGGATCCTCAATTCAATAACTATCTTTTGTGGCTTTTACTGTCTCCTCACTGTTATCTGTCATTGGTGGTGTATGGGTAGATCTTTTTATCATATAGAAGTCCACACTGGAATGAAATGTATAGCtaacttttttttatcctcaattacaaacattaaaaaagtaaaaataaaatgatacaaaTGTAAAACTTTCAGGGCCCAAATGATAACAATAGTATAGTAATACACTTTATGACCATAACATTTAAAAGCTAAATCTATacaaaattaaatcaacatGAGGTTAGTTtaatacacacacgcactcacacaaaaaaatgtttgagcGTCCTTGTTGACTCTAGCATCCTTTACAACAGCAAAGCACATTATGCAATACCCAATTCTGTGACAAGACCAATGCCCAGCGATTTGGTCCAGAGCTGCCAGCAGGataaaaaagagggggaaaaaatacatGATCCAAGTTCAAAACAGAGTCTCtggcttcttttcttttaactacatatttaatttttaaacaaTGCTTCatatgaattattaatattgatttttaatgtgGCAATAACCAAGATTTGTTAGCACTGAAGTATGGTCAACACATATCCATCCAGTTCTGATAAATTTAGGCAGGATATAGGCTACTCATGCtgatctaaaaataaaacatcacattgAAATGCTGTAGTTCCTTTCAGGTTAAAATACTGTTTCAAAGACTAAAATGCATTGTGAAATATAGTGTCAGGCATTATTTCAAATGAATAAGTTGTGTGCTCATTTATCAAAGAAAGTCCAGTACCTTAAATAATATAACAACAGTGTATTAAAAACCAAATTGAGTCCCATGTCTGATCTATAGCACCCTTTCCAGTGGTAGTTTGATTACCATCTGTCTCCTTGGTGGCTTTGTGTCAAATTGCCCTTTACAGAAATGATGTGTGAAATATCATCAAGCATATGGGTCAGAAAGTGAACTTTAAACTTTTGTTGGCTGAGGGGTTTAAAACTGCAGCTAAAGCTACAGCAGGATTTacaactttttttgttgttttaaagcagggtgtgtgtgttcctccCTCTAGCTGTTTTCCATCCCATCACTTGTCTCATCATATCCATCTTTGCtgaaacaacattaacattgaAGCTAACATGTGATGGGAAAAACAGagtcatttttgcattttgtcttgCTTTCTTCTATGTTATTGTCTCTAGAATAATTAAATCTGTAGGCGATAACCACAAGCTGAACACAGGCTGCTGATAGTTTCCAGAGTAAACAATACACTTCCTAAAATACCCTGAACATTTCTGAAAATCCAGTTTCTGGCAGACAGGATCCACATGCAGAACTATATGCAGCCTCGGCCTGAAGTATGTTGAGTCCAGTTGTTGTTATTTGGATGTCAAAAGAACTGAGATTCTTACTATGCCCTTTGTGGCTGGCATGTATGACTGAGTTGCTGATAGTTTTCTGTCCCCTCgcttttaaatttaaattaatttcttgATGGCAAAGACAGTCAGGATTTCAGGCATCATCACAGACATGCCTAGTTCTTTTCAAATATCCTTCAGATCCCTCCACTGATGACACCTTCTGTCATGATCTTAAGTATGACAGATCACAGGAATCCTCCACGAGGAAGTCGCATAAACCCATCCTAGAATTATTCTGCTCAGTCATGGTACATCTGAGTTGTGTATCTGTTTTCTATTCCTTCTGCCTATGTTTGCGATTTTTGAATATTAAGGTTGTTTTGTGCTGCATATGTTTGGCAGTGGGTGTGTAAGCCTGCAAAATCTGCAGCTAATACCACTGTTAACCACCCCTCAGGCTGCTTGTTGTTAGGTAAAATTGCTTTGCTTTCCAGCTACTTAAGAAAGGCAGTTAGCAAGTGGCAAAGCAAGTGGCAAAAAATTTGTCTTACTGGTGATTATCAAACTAACTTCAGCCTGCTGCTCAGTGTGGTGTATTGCCACTGCTCAATTTCCCTGAAACTATACTTGCCCAATATCATATTTTGTAAAAACGTAATAGTATCTTCTGCGCCTCCACTAGGAAGCTTAATGAGAAACcttgaaatacattttaataatatgAAAGTTATATGAAGACTGACATACATCAGCCCATTCACATTTGGCACAAAAATCACTGCAGATATTCTGTTAAGAATGAGCAATTTCAGATCATCGTGTTGTCACTATCTCATATATCACAAAAAGAAACTGTGGCGATCAGTGTTTTATTGGAAGCAAGAACCACAACAGCTTTTCGATGCATGGGGAAACAGCTTATAAAATAGAACTAGAACATAGAAAGGCATCAATATACCAAGCTTGGAAAGACGAAAAAGCTCCTGGTAGGGAAAAGGTCACAAGGATACAGGTAATTTTTGTCTCACTCACTTCAGAAAATTCAGCTCAGTGGCTCTGGCATTTAAGAGTTATTGTGCAAAATGGGGCCTTTCACTGTAGAGCTTGCACACAATGTCCATTTATTGATTAGAATTACACCAAATGAAAGCTGGTAGGAGTTATGTAGCACatagataaaagagaaaaggggTGCTTGGGCAGGGGTTGTGTGATTAGTGGATGTTGTGACTCATCCCCTGATAGCACAGCTTGGCAATGTTGCTTATTGATAGCTAGTCGAGAAGCTTCATCTCCATGGCGATGCCTTTGCACAACAACAAGTGGTTGCCTTTACAAGTGgatattttttggggggggggtcctgCTGTGGATCAGCACAGGGCTGAGTGGACACATGGCTCACATGGACCCCATTAGGCTGCAGCACTGGAGGTGTTAACGTACTGTTCCAGACATGTGATCACTTTAGTGACAGgatgcctgtttttttctgagatgagaGAATGGTAGTCGATATTGGTTCTAAACAGATTGTTACTGGTTTGATGGAGAAAGAGCTTGGGTATACTAATAGGGTACACACCTAACAGAAGGAAGCTTTTGTGAGAATGGTTGGTCTTGGTCTTAAAAGGCTCATATGGTCTCCTGCAAGTTTATGAGGAAAATGGTCGTGGACAGAGTTGCAAAATTTTCTTAGCTGTCCATCAGCCAGTGTGCAGTGCTTTGATAGGGAGCAGCTGACAGAGGATGATCTGTGTCCTGGAGGTTGTTGTTGGAATATGAAGAGGTTGAGCATAGCCAAACTGTCCTTGGAGGTTAAGTAGTTTGATTTGGGTTACATAAATGTTTTCCAAGTGACTGTAAATGTTGTCATCCACATCCTAGGCTGTGTAAGTAGTGTTCTGGGCTGATACTTGATATCAGACAAAAGCAGTAAGCAGCAAACAGCTGAGAAGCAGAAATAACTTTTTGTCATTTAGTCAGTTTTGGTACTGGATTGACTTTCTGTTGGTCGACTAATTAACTGACTACTGAAGTGGCTTGCTGTCTCCTACATCACTACCCAGGTTTTATTTCCAGCTGAACAGTATCCACACAGGATGTTGATCTTTTTTCATGCATCATTGCGCCTTTTGTATGCTGATTCTTCTGTTGACACACGGTCAAATTTGTTTTCCCCTCTCAATTGAAAACGGTGATGGAGCAGTTCTTTGTCTTGGCcatgaattaaaaacacactggttATCACAACTGCATTGAAACCATTTTCTTTTGAGTCTGCTCGGTTGATATTGGCTCTGCAGCACAATGAGTAGGTGAGGAGGCATTACAAGGAAATAATTTTATAAAGGATGAGAGACAGAAGCCCTGCAGGACTAAAAATGACAGGACTGCAGGCAGAGTGGTTGAGTGTAGcgagcagcagagcagtggaaGAGTGAGCGCTTAGAGATTCTGGGAGTAATCCCCTGGCCATCtgttgctctccctctctctctctctctctctctgtctcttgctatctctccctccctctctctctctctgtctctccccctccctccctcttgcACTGGCTCCACCTGATCAGATCCAACAGCCAGCACATAGTGGAAGAACACCACTGCCTGCAACAGTAGTAGTTTCtggtgtcacttcctgtttctggtCTCCTGCTTTCTGCCTGACCTTTACTTTCCTTTTGACATCCTCACTCTTTCCAAGGGGCTCATAGGGAACATTTGATCAATAGCTTTTAAGAGGAGCAGGAGTAAACAATCCAGCCTTCTGAAAAGGTAGTTTTGGACTGATGGCTGGATAAAACACGGAACTTGAAGAGTTCATCTTGGACTCTGGAAAATTATAAATGgaattttttgatattttctgacatttcctAGACAAatagatttttcaatatgttgGAAAAATATGAGGTgacagatgatgatgagaataatcattagttacagCCCTGCACAAATGCCAAGCACTTATCAAGTTTTAAGTTTTCAGAAGAAAGTAAGCAAGCTGGGGGTAAATGAATGAGAGAACAGTGGGTTGATAGGGTAATTCTGCAGCCAACCCTGCCTGAACGAAATGGCCTCTAAAGCCATGGAGGGCCCAGGACAGAAAACGATAAGCATCAGTTTCCACCATAATGGCCCCCTGGTTTAttgtcctctgctctgtgtgtcacAGCCCTAAATAACATCATGCAAATTAGGACATAAGGCCACCGTGCCAGCTCATTTATGCCACTGACAAAGAGATAGGCCCATGGCTGGAAAGCCTTAGTGGAAATCCCtcccaaaaaaataaacaaacttcACACTGCTCGTTTCTCTCCACATTTCCACTGCTCCCTTTCCGCTTCCTGTCTCGTACATGAAGCAGTTTTGGAAGAtgtgacaccccccccccataTTGTTATTCCCTAGATTTGGTCTCTATTTGTGGCTAAAATTTTACTAGTAGTAGTTGTCTAGTATACAAGCACTACTTCACTCCAATACTATAACCACAACATAATCACTGCTTTTTATTGTAGTTTTAGGTCATATGATGTTTCATactgaaggaaaataaatatgttCTACTCCCACCTAGTTTTATGTTCACAGTGAGACGACAGGGGATGTTCCATGAAAATATGAAAGTGTCATTTGTGCCTCCATCATCCCGTCCTGCCCATCTGCCATCACAGGCTCCAGAGGTTTAGTAGGTTACATGCCTGAACACATAACTCTGCCACAGCAATCACAATTAATCCCCTCCAAAGCGCTTCACAATCCCATAAACGGTATTGTATAGATGCATCAAGGGGCTAAAGATGGTGGGtctaaaaataaaccaaaatcgCCAGCatgcattttttccccttaattAATTCTTTTGAGGTTGTAGGAAGTGGCCGCTGGTGccagacattttccttttttttttttttttttttgatattgtAATACCCATCTGCCCCGGTCCATTATTGCCAttgttttttggggtttttttttgtgtttctgtaccAGCTGTGGTGTTTTGTGATGCAGCTGTCTAGGCTTATgctttttgattttattaaagATGATATTCTGCAACCAAATAAAAGGTATTTGTCACCTGTGATAAAATGTAGGTGTCAGTCCTTAgaattatttttctcttgtataactttgttgttgtcagtttcAGGAAGGCTATATATTACAGATAACTTGAAGTATTTCAATACACAAATGAGATTTTCTAGTATTTTTAGGCCCCAAATGCTATTTAGAAGGAAATTTAATATTTACTTGTTAAAgcaaatgacaaatgatttaGGAATAAAAATGGCCATGTAAATTAAATAACTTCTAAGCTCCAGCAGAGTTTAGGATTATTGCTGCAGTGTCTATGGTAGCTATTATGGAaaagaaaaggttaaaaaaatggATGTGAAATGGGAACTGGGCAATTTACatgataatgtgtgtttttctttcattataaAGCCACCCAGTCAGGCAGGGCGATGCAcacatttgacaaaaacattgtgtgttattttgtttcCATCTTCTCAGAATATTTTGACCCAAAGCTGcccaccacaaacaaaaagctCATCTGTTTTGATCAGGCTGCACATTAAGTGTTCTTGCTTTCGCAAGCGACAACATCATGAGGCTGTTGTTCAGGTGTCACGAGTAGACGAGTCATGATTTGCTTCTCTGCATATCAATGAGTTTGTCAGGCTTCAGTAATATGAGATCCTGTCCATTATTTCAATACTGGTGCCTagatatgtttacattttagacTTGTTTTTCCTCACCAGTGTACTCAAGGTCTTAATTGTTTTATTATCAACTCATACAGTCCTACTTAAGAATAACATCATATGctaattactgtttttattttgttttgcagtgaagAAAGCCAAGCTCCAGGGACCTCCaggtgagtgtttttgtgttttttatgggtatttactgtatttgttcaGTCAGGTCATACACTCCTTCCTTCCTCATTTGAAAGCTCTCATAGAAAAGCAACTTTCCTTTATGCAGATGTTGTTGGATTTAGGCCACATGCACTCATTTTCTCATGTAGGTTAATCACTTAAATTCTGGCAAGTAACTGAAAGCTAGGTTTGATTTTGCATTACGTAATCCTGTGTCCTTCCATGGCAAGCCGTGCACAGGTGAGCTTAGATCGGTGGCTGCTAAGTCCAAATCCCTCCAGTCTCCACCTGAGCAAATCCCTCTAGTGTTCAGCTTCACGCCTTTCTTTAAGCCCTGTGACGCTTCTGTCAAGAGCAGGCATCAGCAGCCGCAGAAAGTCACTGCGGCTTTAGATCTGCCGGCGACATTTCACTCTCGTTCTCAGTCCCAGACTGACCCATGGGAAAGCAATTATCCAGCAGGCCTCTACATTTGTTTAGCACTTATTTTTCGTAGTGCCTCCCCCGTCACCTTTGGGGAAATGTAATGATTTGCTGAGGTGTCTGCATTGTGTCAGAAGCAGATCTGGTCCACCaagatattcattttaaattgttggCCCATGCTGGCCTTCTTTGTGAGTCTgtgccctcctccctcctctgggCCACGCCACCTGCCCCAGAGCAAACATCAGGCATAATTCAGTTAAGCCTGTTGTCACCCTGAGGTGAAATTTAAACATCAGTCCCTTTTTTATGCTACAGGGCAAAGAAGGATTTGTCAGGCAAGAGATTTATAACACCACAGGTTATGCTGATACTGTAAATTATATCATCTTATGTAAACTGTAAAAGATATTCTTATAAATATTGTGCGATTGATATTGTAGCCG comes from the Lates calcarifer isolate ASB-BC8 linkage group LG9, TLL_Latcal_v3, whole genome shotgun sequence genome and includes:
- the LOC108880290 gene encoding LOW QUALITY PROTEIN: stomatin-like protein 2, mitochondrial (The sequence of the model RefSeq protein was modified relative to this genomic sequence to represent the inferred CDS: deleted 1 base in 1 codon), with amino-acid sequence MIRTLCRAGGALLQQTQRIAPRLWVTPAQQRWASSLPMNTVVLFVPQQEAWVVERMGRFHRILEPGLNFLIPLLDRIRYVQSLKEIVIDVPEQSAVSLDNVTLQIDGVLYLRILDPFKASYGVEDPEYAVTQLAQTTMRSELGKLTLDKVFRVLKGSALNSNIVHSINQASDEWGIRCLRYEIKDIHVPPRVKESMQMQVEAERKKRATVLESEGTREAAINVAEGRKQAQILASEGEKAEQINKAAGEAQAVLAKAEAKARAIRLLSDALTEQNGNAAASLSVAEQYVSAFSNLAKESNTILLPSNTGDISGMVTQAMTIYGTLAKASPKAAAEEAEVKSEELQNQSASSQ